A region from the Marinobacter sp. SS13-12 genome encodes:
- the murB gene encoding UDP-N-acetylmuramate dehydrogenase, producing MIRPVQVQENVFLGEMNSLGIAARAQYFVSVTSVKALQEALEWASEKSVEALILGGGSNLVFAGDYRGLIIRMAIARRCWEHVDGDEATLVLGAGENWHEVVMYAASAGYRGIENLALIPGTVGAAPVQNIGAYGAELRDTLLEVSALDRHTGKEIALTNSLCHFSYRDSVFKHEPGRYVITTVRLRLSRSRPFQLDYRDLAEYFDRQDTRSLTPLDVANGVMAVRRRKLPDPAQLPNAGSFFKNPVIPLDTWHSLQQSYPDIAGHPGDDNAKVAAAWLIDQCGWKGYRNGKVGVHNRQALVLVNHSNGNGQDVLSLAERIRKDVEARFGIALEMEPGVVGSQASCQPLPL from the coding sequence TAACGTCTGTCAAGGCGCTTCAGGAGGCTCTGGAGTGGGCGTCTGAAAAGTCAGTGGAGGCGCTGATTCTCGGAGGTGGCAGTAACCTGGTTTTCGCCGGAGATTACCGGGGCCTGATTATCCGCATGGCGATTGCTCGCCGGTGCTGGGAGCATGTAGATGGGGATGAGGCTACGTTGGTTCTGGGTGCCGGTGAAAACTGGCATGAGGTTGTTATGTACGCTGCTTCCGCCGGTTACCGTGGTATTGAGAACCTGGCGCTGATCCCGGGAACCGTTGGCGCTGCCCCGGTCCAGAATATCGGTGCCTATGGCGCCGAGCTGCGGGATACCTTGCTGGAAGTCAGTGCCCTGGACCGGCACACCGGCAAAGAAATAGCACTTACCAACAGCCTGTGCCATTTCAGCTACCGCGACAGCGTGTTCAAGCACGAGCCAGGTCGCTATGTTATTACCACCGTGCGTCTGAGGTTGTCCCGCTCCCGCCCCTTCCAGCTGGATTATCGCGACCTTGCGGAATATTTTGACCGCCAGGATACGCGCAGTCTGACGCCACTCGATGTTGCCAACGGCGTCATGGCCGTGCGGCGGCGCAAGCTACCGGACCCGGCCCAGCTTCCCAATGCCGGCAGTTTTTTCAAGAATCCGGTCATACCCCTCGACACCTGGCACTCGCTGCAGCAATCCTACCCGGACATTGCCGGGCATCCTGGTGATGACAATGCCAAGGTAGCCGCCGCATGGCTTATTGATCAGTGTGGCTGGAAGGGGTATCGCAATGGCAAGGTTGGGGTTCACAACCGGCAGGCTCTGGTGCTCGTGAACCACTCCAATGGCAATGGCCAGGATGTGCTTTCACTGGCGGAAAGGATTCGTAAAGATGTCGAGGCGCGCTTTGGTATCGCCCTGGAGATGGAGCCGGGAGTGGTCGGCAGCCAGGCAAGCTGCCAACCACTCCCGCTGTAA
- a CDS encoding proline--tRNA ligase, with protein sequence MRASRYLIATQKETPADAEIISHQMMLRAGMIRKLAAGLYSWLPMGLRVLRKVERIVREEMDKSGAQEVLMPAVQPAELWQESGRWEQYGGELLRMNDRHGRDFCFGPTHEEVITDLIRNELKSYKELPANFYQIQTKFRDERRPRFGVMRAREFIMKDAYSFHVTTESLNDTYQLMHRTYCAIFDRLGLDYRPVEADSGAIGGSASHEFHVLASSGEDAIVFSTGSDYAANIEKAEAIAPAGERPAPSQDLKEVATPEQRTIEAVSGFLNVDASATVKTLMVRADEDENGNIGLVALILRGDHTLNDIKAEQLEGVAEPLTMATDEEIELAIGCKAGSIGPVNLPVPVIVDRSAAHLADFVCGANKEGYHLTGVNWERDVPLTRVEDLRNVVEGDASPDGKGTLEIRRGIEVGHIFKLGNKYSKAMNATVLDENGKSAILEMGCYGIGVSRIVASSIEQNHDDKGIIWPEAIAPFEVAIVTLNAHKSPAVMEAGEKLYEQLRQAGFDVLLDDRNERPGVKFADMELIGIPHRFVVSERGLAAETLEYKGRRDEDKQDVPLAEALPFLISASPRNGL encoded by the coding sequence ATGCGAGCAAGCCGTTACCTGATTGCCACCCAGAAAGAAACGCCTGCAGATGCCGAGATCATCAGCCACCAGATGATGCTCAGGGCCGGGATGATCCGCAAACTGGCCGCTGGCCTTTACTCCTGGTTGCCAATGGGGCTCAGAGTGCTGCGCAAGGTTGAGCGCATCGTGAGAGAAGAAATGGACAAGAGCGGTGCCCAGGAAGTGTTGATGCCTGCCGTGCAACCTGCCGAGTTGTGGCAGGAATCCGGTCGCTGGGAGCAGTACGGTGGTGAGTTGCTGCGAATGAACGACCGCCATGGCCGTGACTTCTGCTTCGGGCCCACTCACGAAGAGGTCATCACCGACCTGATCCGCAACGAGCTCAAAAGCTACAAGGAACTGCCGGCGAACTTCTATCAGATCCAGACCAAGTTCCGCGATGAACGACGCCCACGGTTTGGCGTGATGCGTGCCCGGGAATTCATTATGAAGGACGCCTATTCCTTTCATGTGACCACCGAGTCCCTGAACGACACGTATCAGTTGATGCACCGTACCTACTGTGCCATTTTCGATCGCCTGGGCCTGGATTATCGCCCGGTAGAAGCGGACTCCGGAGCCATAGGCGGCAGCGCATCCCATGAGTTCCATGTACTGGCCTCCTCCGGTGAGGACGCCATCGTATTCAGTACCGGCAGCGACTACGCCGCCAACATCGAAAAGGCCGAAGCCATCGCCCCGGCCGGCGAACGGCCGGCGCCGTCGCAGGACCTGAAAGAAGTGGCAACACCGGAGCAACGCACCATTGAGGCCGTTTCCGGCTTCCTCAATGTCGACGCCAGCGCAACGGTCAAAACGCTGATGGTCAGAGCCGACGAAGACGAAAACGGCAACATCGGTCTGGTTGCATTAATTCTGCGAGGCGACCATACCCTCAATGACATCAAGGCCGAGCAGCTCGAAGGCGTAGCTGAGCCTCTGACCATGGCCACCGACGAAGAAATCGAGCTGGCCATCGGCTGCAAGGCCGGTTCCATCGGGCCGGTGAATCTGCCGGTGCCCGTGATTGTTGATCGCAGTGCCGCACACCTGGCGGACTTCGTCTGTGGCGCCAACAAGGAGGGCTACCACCTGACCGGCGTCAACTGGGAGCGGGATGTACCCCTGACGCGGGTGGAAGACCTGCGCAACGTCGTAGAAGGCGACGCCAGCCCGGACGGGAAAGGCACCCTCGAGATCCGTCGCGGCATCGAGGTGGGCCATATTTTCAAGCTGGGCAACAAGTACAGCAAAGCCATGAATGCCACCGTACTGGATGAGAACGGCAAGAGCGCTATTCTTGAAATGGGCTGTTACGGCATTGGTGTTTCCCGGATTGTCGCCTCCTCCATTGAGCAGAACCATGACGACAAGGGCATCATCTGGCCGGAAGCCATTGCGCCATTTGAAGTGGCCATCGTGACGCTGAATGCCCACAAGTCACCCGCCGTGATGGAAGCGGGTGAAAAACTCTACGAACAGCTTCGTCAGGCAGGGTTTGATGTTCTGCTGGACGACCGCAACGAGCGGCCGGGTGTGAAATTTGCCGACATGGAGCTGATCGGCATACCCCATCGCTTCGTGGTGTCTGAGCGTGGCCTGGCTGCTGAGACCCTGGAATACAAAGGCCGCCGCGACGAGGACAAGCAGGATGTTCCGCTGGCGGAAGCGCTTCCGTTCCTGATCAGTGCCTCACCCCGCAACGGGCTCTGA
- a CDS encoding PaaI family thioesterase: MTLTAAEVEAVIRAGVPMAEDIGFTVDEAGDQGYARTRLVFSERLIRPGGTLSGPVQMALADASMYAAVMAAIGKVEMAVTSNLSINFLQRPAPADLIGEATVLRMGRRIAFCEVRLLSGEGNHQQLVAHVTGSYALPYSRD, translated from the coding sequence ATGACCCTGACAGCGGCCGAAGTTGAAGCAGTCATACGTGCCGGAGTGCCCATGGCGGAGGATATCGGCTTTACCGTCGACGAGGCCGGAGATCAGGGCTACGCCCGCACCCGCCTGGTGTTCTCGGAACGGCTCATTCGGCCGGGGGGCACCTTGTCCGGACCGGTGCAGATGGCCCTGGCGGATGCGTCCATGTATGCCGCTGTCATGGCCGCGATCGGCAAGGTGGAAATGGCGGTGACCAGCAACCTTTCGATCAATTTTCTGCAGCGGCCGGCGCCGGCCGATCTGATCGGCGAAGCCACGGTTTTACGCATGGGAAGGCGGATCGCTTTCTGTGAAGTCCGGCTGCTATCAGGGGAAGGGAATCACCAGCAACTGGTCGCCCACGTGACAGGCAGCTATGCTTTACCGTATAGCCGCGACTGA
- a CDS encoding TetR/AcrR family transcriptional regulator: MTEESIDVTPRRQPVQARSRERVDSILSHAAAIFHEVGVDATSMSAIARQSDMSLASLYRYFPNKTAIVKAIAEDHVSRMESALRERLETLELMDAVDVLIDQFYEFYRNEPAYSAIWSGVESMPELRELDVRELYSHARDMDARLKRECPRLPDDRRWTASLMLPRSAGTVLRLAATLPDKQARLMISELKCMARAYLAELVR; this comes from the coding sequence ATGACTGAAGAATCCATAGACGTTACGCCCCGCCGTCAGCCAGTGCAGGCCCGGAGCCGGGAGCGGGTTGACAGCATCCTCAGCCACGCTGCTGCGATCTTTCACGAGGTCGGTGTGGACGCCACCAGTATGTCTGCCATTGCCCGCCAGTCGGATATGTCGCTGGCTTCACTCTATCGTTACTTTCCCAACAAGACCGCCATTGTAAAGGCCATTGCCGAAGACCACGTCAGCAGGATGGAATCGGCCTTGCGGGAGCGGCTCGAAACCCTGGAGCTGATGGACGCGGTGGATGTGCTGATCGATCAGTTTTACGAGTTCTACCGGAACGAACCGGCGTACTCCGCCATCTGGAGTGGTGTGGAATCCATGCCAGAGTTGCGGGAACTGGATGTCCGCGAGCTTTACAGCCATGCCCGTGACATGGATGCCCGCCTGAAAAGGGAGTGCCCCCGGCTGCCAGACGACCGGCGCTGGACGGCAAGCCTGATGTTGCCCCGTTCCGCCGGTACCGTCCTCAGACTGGCAGCCACCCTGCCGGACAAGCAGGCCCGTCTGATGATCAGCGAGCTCAAGTGCATGGCACGCGCCTATCTTGCAGAGTTGGTCCGGTAG
- a CDS encoding Lrp/AsnC family transcriptional regulator gives MSTAAKSLVKIDRIDRNILEQLQQDGSLTNQELADKVGLSPSPCLRRVRALEEAGVIVRQVTILDHKKLGLSLTAIILIGMDRHTPERFAAFEKQVGEYPEVQECYLITGQDADYMLKVVVPDMDHYHHFLLNRITRIQGVSGVHSSFVLRRVIDSTALPLGYLS, from the coding sequence ATGTCAACAGCAGCGAAATCACTTGTTAAAATCGACAGGATTGACCGCAATATCCTCGAACAATTGCAGCAGGATGGCTCCCTGACCAACCAGGAACTGGCGGACAAGGTGGGCCTTTCCCCCTCCCCTTGTCTGCGAAGGGTTCGCGCTCTGGAAGAAGCCGGGGTTATTGTCCGGCAGGTGACCATACTCGATCACAAGAAACTGGGACTGTCGTTAACCGCGATCATCCTGATCGGAATGGATCGCCACACGCCCGAGCGTTTTGCCGCCTTCGAGAAACAGGTGGGAGAGTACCCGGAAGTACAGGAATGCTACCTGATCACCGGCCAGGATGCCGACTACATGCTGAAGGTTGTCGTGCCGGATATGGACCACTACCACCACTTCCTGCTCAACCGCATCACCCGCATTCAGGGGGTCAGCGGCGTACATTCAAGTTTCGTACTCAGAAGGGTGATTGACAGCACAGCACTGCCATTGGGGTATCTTTCCTGA
- the leuA gene encoding 2-isopropylmalate synthase: MAFDHRKYVAFTPVAKTDRRWPDKVITTAPRFCAVDLRDGNQALVKPMSVAQKQRMFELLVKLGFKEIEIGFPAASQPDFDFCRKLIEEDRIPDDVHIQVLTQARPELIERTYEALKGAHKAIVHVYNSTSTVQREQVFGMDRDGIRDIAVNGARIVKANAEKYPDTEWTFQYSPESFTGTELDYAAEVIDAVNDVWRPDQGQPVVINLPATVEMATPNVFADQIEWICDHIRYREHISISVHTHNDRGCGVAAAELAVMAGADRVEGTLMGNGERTGNMDLVTMAMNLYSQGVDPTVDLSGMAEITDVVEACTEISTHPRHPYAGELVFTAFSGSHQDAIRKCLAKRKDGDTWHVAYLPIDPRDLGRRYEEVVRINSQSGKGGVAYVLERDYNISLPRWLQIEFSKLVQREAETNGGEIDSLTIHRLFEDRYLKVPGAWELRSYDLHRDDEGVAATVSIGAGDEPVILKGHGLGAVEAVSAALEAEYGVSLAVEAYDEFALGEGTNANALACIRVTVNGQHCSAAALAEDTTSATLQALFSAVSQVVGEGHQQRVSSAATADASA, encoded by the coding sequence ATGGCATTTGATCATCGTAAGTACGTTGCGTTCACGCCGGTGGCAAAAACCGATCGCCGCTGGCCCGACAAGGTCATCACCACGGCACCGCGTTTTTGTGCCGTAGACCTCCGGGATGGCAACCAGGCGCTGGTGAAGCCCATGTCGGTGGCCCAGAAGCAGCGGATGTTCGAGCTACTGGTCAAACTGGGATTCAAGGAGATCGAGATCGGCTTTCCGGCCGCAAGCCAGCCGGATTTCGATTTCTGCCGCAAGCTGATTGAAGAGGACCGGATTCCGGACGATGTCCACATCCAGGTACTTACCCAGGCCAGGCCGGAACTGATCGAGCGCACCTATGAGGCGCTGAAAGGTGCTCACAAGGCCATTGTCCACGTGTATAACTCAACCTCCACGGTCCAGCGGGAACAGGTGTTTGGCATGGACCGGGACGGTATCAGGGACATTGCGGTCAACGGGGCGCGCATCGTCAAGGCCAACGCCGAAAAATACCCCGATACCGAGTGGACCTTCCAGTACTCACCGGAAAGCTTTACCGGCACAGAGCTGGATTATGCCGCAGAAGTGATCGACGCGGTAAACGATGTCTGGCGTCCGGATCAGGGGCAACCGGTGGTGATCAACCTGCCGGCCACCGTGGAAATGGCCACACCCAACGTATTTGCCGACCAGATAGAGTGGATCTGTGATCATATCCGCTACCGTGAGCACATCAGCATCAGCGTTCACACCCACAACGACCGTGGCTGCGGCGTGGCAGCGGCGGAACTGGCTGTCATGGCCGGAGCTGACCGTGTAGAAGGCACGCTGATGGGCAACGGTGAGCGCACCGGTAATATGGACCTGGTGACCATGGCGATGAACCTGTACTCCCAGGGCGTGGATCCCACAGTAGACCTGTCTGGCATGGCGGAGATTACCGATGTGGTGGAAGCCTGCACCGAGATATCCACCCATCCACGCCACCCCTATGCCGGTGAGCTTGTTTTCACGGCGTTTTCGGGTAGCCACCAGGATGCCATCCGCAAGTGCCTCGCAAAACGTAAGGACGGGGATACCTGGCATGTGGCCTATCTGCCGATCGATCCACGGGATCTGGGCCGCCGTTACGAAGAGGTTGTCCGCATCAACAGTCAGTCCGGCAAGGGCGGCGTTGCCTACGTGCTTGAGCGGGACTACAACATCAGCCTGCCACGCTGGTTGCAGATCGAGTTCAGCAAGCTGGTGCAGCGGGAGGCAGAAACCAATGGTGGTGAGATTGACTCATTGACCATCCACCGGCTGTTCGAAGATCGTTACCTGAAAGTGCCCGGAGCCTGGGAGCTGAGGTCATACGATCTGCACCGCGATGACGAAGGTGTTGCTGCTACTGTCAGCATCGGCGCCGGGGATGAACCCGTCATCTTGAAGGGACACGGTCTTGGTGCCGTGGAGGCGGTGTCAGCGGCGCTGGAGGCAGAATATGGCGTGTCGCTGGCGGTAGAGGCCTACGATGAATTCGCGCTGGGTGAGGGCACCAACGCCAATGCGCTGGCCTGCATCCGAGTGACCGTCAACGGCCAGCATTGCAGCGCAGCAGCACTGGCGGAGGACACCACCTCGGCCACGCTTCAGGCGTTGTTCTCGGCGGTTTCCCAGGTAGTGGGGGAAGGTCACCAGCAACGGGTATCCAGTGCAGCGACAGCTGACGCGAGTGCCTGA
- a CDS encoding cold-shock protein — protein MSDDTKTGHVKWFNESKGFGFIAQDGGSDVFVHYSAINSSGFRTLTEGQQVQFTVTQGPKGPQAENVTPV, from the coding sequence ATGTCAGATGATACAAAAACAGGCCACGTAAAGTGGTTTAACGAGTCCAAGGGCTTTGGTTTCATCGCTCAGGACGGTGGCAGTGACGTATTCGTTCACTACAGCGCAATCAACTCCAGCGGATTCCGTACCCTGACCGAAGGTCAGCAGGTGCAGTTTACCGTTACACAGGGACCGAAAGGCCCCCAGGCGGAAAACGTAACCCCGGTCTGA
- the xseA gene encoding exodeoxyribonuclease VII large subunit produces MDSGFQDSRPRALSVSELNHQARHLLEASFMQVWVEGELSGLSRPSSGHWYFSLKDRKCQIRCAMFRGFNQRVKDVPKEGEQVRIRGKVTLYENRGDFQIIVEHIEPAGLGALQQAFEELKRKLQQEGLFDAARKKSLPATPRHIGVVTSPTGAAIHDILTVLARRCPAIPVTLYPTAVQGQAATADIVRAIDRATRHGVADVLIIGRGGGSLEDLWCFNEEAVARAIAQCPLPTVSAVGHEVDVTIADFVADLRAPTPSAAAEKISPDQNDWLRQLRERELRLAGAASRALKRMETRLEHLSARLRDPRRELMEKAQRMDELDLRLGTAMSQRIERSRVKVAHLDQRLAMQSPVRQLSDSQASVNQLAERLVRVARESLTRRRERLEHMGQTLHVVSPLATLGRGYAIVQQENGDIVRRADRVQPGEKITARVAHGQLEANVISVNSEDQ; encoded by the coding sequence TTGGACAGTGGTTTTCAGGATTCCCGACCCCGGGCACTGAGTGTCAGCGAGTTGAATCACCAGGCCCGCCACCTGCTTGAGGCCAGCTTTATGCAGGTGTGGGTCGAGGGCGAACTGTCTGGCCTCTCCCGCCCGTCTTCCGGTCACTGGTACTTTTCCCTAAAGGACCGCAAATGCCAGATTCGCTGCGCCATGTTCCGGGGCTTCAACCAGCGGGTGAAGGACGTCCCGAAGGAAGGCGAACAGGTCCGCATCCGTGGCAAGGTCACCCTTTATGAGAACCGGGGCGACTTCCAGATTATTGTGGAGCATATCGAGCCTGCCGGGCTGGGAGCACTGCAACAGGCGTTTGAAGAACTGAAGCGGAAACTTCAACAGGAAGGGCTGTTTGATGCGGCCCGCAAAAAATCACTGCCCGCAACGCCCCGACACATAGGCGTTGTCACCTCGCCGACCGGAGCCGCCATCCACGATATCCTGACTGTGCTGGCGAGACGCTGCCCCGCTATACCGGTGACTCTCTACCCCACGGCGGTCCAGGGGCAAGCCGCTACGGCTGATATCGTTCGCGCGATTGACCGGGCTACGCGCCATGGGGTTGCCGACGTCCTGATTATTGGCCGTGGGGGTGGATCCCTTGAAGATCTCTGGTGCTTCAACGAAGAAGCCGTGGCCCGCGCCATTGCGCAATGCCCCCTGCCGACGGTCAGCGCGGTGGGCCACGAAGTGGATGTCACCATTGCCGATTTCGTGGCGGACCTGCGCGCCCCGACTCCCTCTGCTGCGGCCGAGAAAATCTCACCGGACCAGAACGACTGGCTGCGCCAGCTCAGGGAGCGGGAACTGAGGCTGGCCGGGGCGGCCAGCCGAGCCCTCAAGCGCATGGAAACCCGGCTGGAGCACTTGTCAGCGCGGTTACGTGACCCCCGCCGGGAGCTGATGGAAAAAGCCCAGCGCATGGACGAACTGGACCTGCGACTGGGCACCGCCATGAGCCAACGGATTGAGCGCAGCAGGGTCAAGGTGGCCCACCTTGACCAGCGTCTGGCCATGCAATCCCCGGTCAGGCAACTCAGCGACAGCCAGGCCAGCGTCAACCAGCTTGCTGAGCGACTGGTCCGGGTAGCCCGGGAATCCCTCACACGACGGCGCGAGCGCCTGGAACACATGGGCCAGACCCTGCATGTGGTCAGTCCGCTGGCCACCCTTGGCCGTGGCTATGCCATCGTCCAGCAGGAAAACGGCGACATTGTGCGCCGTGCCGACCGTGTTCAACCCGGAGAGAAAATTACCGCCCGGGTTGCCCACGGGCAGCTCGAAGCAAACGTGATTTCAGTCAATTCCGAAGACCAATAA
- the guaB gene encoding IMP dehydrogenase — MLRIAEEALTFDDVLLVPGYSEVLPQQVSLKTKLTKGITLNIPLISAAMDTVTEAELAISMAQEGGIGIMHKSMSVEQQAAAVRKVKKFESGVVKDPITVTPDTTVRELVDITMANNISGLPVVDGRDLVGIVTGRDIRFESRLDTPVSDIMTGKDKLVTVKEGADLEDVKELLHRHRIEKVLVVNDEFELRGLITVKDIQKAKDYPLACKDEQGRLRAGAAVGTGADTEARVAALVEAGVDVIVVDTAHGHSKGVLDRVRWIKEHFPQVQVIGGNIATSEAAIDLADAGADAVKVGIGPGSICTTRIVSGIGVPQISAVSNVAAALKDRGVPVIADGGVRFSGDISKAIAAGAYSVMIGSLLAGTDEAPGEVELFQGRSYKAYRGMGSIGAMGQGSSDRYFQDASKGIEKLVPEGIEGRVACKGPMRNIVHQLMGGLRASMGYTGSATMEEMRTKPEFVRITNAGMRESHVHDVTITKEAPNYRIG, encoded by the coding sequence ATGCTGCGAATTGCCGAAGAAGCCCTCACATTTGACGATGTATTGCTTGTACCAGGATATTCAGAGGTTCTTCCTCAACAGGTCAGCCTGAAAACCAAGCTGACCAAAGGTATCACCCTGAATATTCCGCTGATATCAGCGGCCATGGATACCGTTACCGAAGCAGAACTGGCTATCTCCATGGCGCAGGAAGGTGGCATCGGCATCATGCACAAGAGCATGTCCGTTGAGCAGCAGGCCGCAGCGGTCCGTAAGGTGAAAAAGTTCGAGAGCGGCGTGGTGAAAGATCCAATCACCGTCACGCCGGACACCACCGTCCGCGAACTGGTCGATATCACCATGGCCAACAACATTTCCGGCCTGCCGGTAGTGGATGGCCGTGACCTGGTCGGTATTGTGACCGGCCGCGATATCCGTTTCGAAAGCCGTCTGGACACCCCGGTTTCCGACATCATGACCGGCAAGGACAAGCTGGTGACGGTCAAGGAAGGCGCGGACCTGGAAGACGTCAAGGAATTGCTTCACCGCCACCGTATCGAAAAAGTTCTGGTGGTCAACGACGAGTTTGAATTGCGTGGCCTGATCACCGTCAAGGATATTCAGAAAGCCAAGGATTATCCGTTGGCGTGCAAGGACGAGCAGGGTCGTCTCCGGGCCGGCGCGGCGGTGGGAACCGGTGCTGACACCGAGGCCCGGGTCGCTGCCCTGGTAGAAGCCGGCGTGGATGTGATTGTCGTGGATACCGCCCACGGTCATTCCAAAGGCGTGCTTGATCGGGTTCGCTGGATCAAGGAACATTTCCCCCAGGTTCAGGTCATTGGCGGCAACATTGCCACCTCTGAAGCAGCGATCGACCTGGCTGACGCCGGAGCGGATGCGGTCAAGGTCGGTATCGGCCCCGGTTCGATCTGTACCACACGTATTGTTTCCGGAATTGGCGTCCCCCAGATCTCCGCTGTTTCCAACGTTGCCGCCGCACTGAAAGACCGTGGCGTTCCGGTGATTGCCGATGGCGGCGTGCGTTTCTCCGGGGACATTTCCAAGGCCATCGCCGCCGGAGCCTACAGTGTCATGATTGGCAGCCTGCTTGCCGGTACCGACGAGGCACCGGGTGAAGTGGAGCTGTTCCAGGGGCGCAGTTACAAGGCCTACCGGGGGATGGGTTCGATCGGGGCCATGGGGCAGGGCTCCAGTGACCGTTACTTCCAGGACGCCAGCAAGGGCATTGAGAAGCTGGTACCGGAAGGCATTGAAGGTCGAGTGGCCTGCAAAGGGCCAATGCGCAATATCGTTCACCAGCTGATGGGTGGCCTGCGAGCCTCCATGGGTTACACCGGTAGCGCGACCATGGAAGAGATGCGCACCAAGCCGGAATTCGTCCGCATCACCAACGCGGGCATGCGTGAGAGCCACGTCCATGACGTAACCATCACCAAGGAAGCTCCCAACTACCGTATCGGCTGA
- the guaA gene encoding glutamine-hydrolyzing GMP synthase, with the protein MAHNIHDHRILILDFGSQYTQLIARRVREIGVYCEIKAFDITDQELNDFNPKGIILAGGPESVTKLGGPRAPEGLFDKGIPVLGICYGMQTMAEQLGGRVASSEKREFGYAQVKVRAKGPLLQDITDHLTATGDSLLDVWMSHGDKVVVMPDGFELLASTESAPIAAMQDLSRNLYGVQFHPEVTHTLQGKRILEHFVLNVCQCEALWTPAKIVDDAVQQIRNQVGEDKVLLGLSGGVDSSVTAALLHKAIGDQLTCVFVDNGLLRLHEGDQVMDMFASNMGVKVIRVDAEDLFLSKLKGVDDPENKRKIIGNTFIDVFDEEAANIRDVNWLAQGTIYPDVIESAASKTGKAHVIKSHHNVGGLPETMKMKLVEPLRELFKDEVRRIGLELGLPYDMVYRHPFPGPGLGVRILGEVKKEYAEILRRADAIFLEELHRADFYHKTSQAFAVFLPVKSVGVVGDARRYEYVVALRAVETIDFMTARWAHLPYDLLETVSNRIINEIEGVSRVTYDVSSKPPATIEWE; encoded by the coding sequence ATGGCCCACAACATCCACGACCACCGCATTCTGATTCTCGATTTTGGTTCCCAGTACACCCAGCTCATCGCACGTCGCGTTCGGGAAATCGGTGTCTATTGCGAGATCAAGGCCTTCGATATCACTGATCAGGAACTCAATGATTTCAATCCCAAAGGCATCATCCTCGCCGGTGGTCCCGAGTCTGTCACCAAGCTGGGTGGCCCGAGGGCGCCGGAAGGGCTGTTCGACAAGGGCATTCCGGTACTCGGTATCTGCTACGGCATGCAAACCATGGCCGAGCAGCTCGGTGGCCGGGTGGCCAGTTCCGAAAAGCGGGAGTTCGGCTATGCCCAGGTGAAGGTGCGCGCCAAGGGCCCGTTGCTCCAGGATATTACCGATCACCTGACGGCTACGGGAGACTCTCTGCTGGATGTCTGGATGAGCCATGGCGACAAGGTGGTAGTCATGCCTGATGGGTTCGAACTGCTGGCATCCACAGAAAGCGCGCCAATTGCGGCCATGCAGGATCTCAGCCGCAATCTGTATGGTGTTCAGTTTCATCCGGAAGTGACCCACACGCTGCAGGGGAAACGCATTCTCGAACACTTTGTGCTCAACGTCTGCCAGTGTGAGGCGCTGTGGACACCGGCCAAGATTGTTGATGACGCGGTTCAGCAGATCCGCAATCAGGTCGGCGAGGACAAGGTGCTGCTCGGGCTCTCCGGCGGTGTTGACTCCTCCGTTACGGCAGCGCTGCTGCACAAGGCCATTGGCGACCAGTTAACCTGTGTATTTGTCGACAACGGGCTGCTGCGCCTGCACGAGGGCGACCAGGTCATGGACATGTTCGCCAGCAACATGGGCGTCAAAGTCATCCGTGTGGATGCGGAAGACCTGTTCCTGTCCAAGCTCAAGGGGGTCGATGACCCCGAGAACAAGCGCAAGATCATTGGTAACACCTTTATTGATGTCTTCGATGAAGAGGCCGCCAACATCCGCGATGTGAACTGGCTGGCCCAGGGCACCATCTACCCGGATGTGATCGAATCTGCGGCTTCCAAGACCGGTAAGGCCCATGTCATAAAGTCCCACCATAATGTCGGCGGTCTGCCCGAAACCATGAAAATGAAGCTGGTGGAACCGTTGCGTGAGCTGTTCAAGGACGAGGTGCGTCGCATCGGGCTTGAACTGGGCCTGCCTTACGACATGGTGTATCGCCACCCCTTCCCGGGGCCAGGCCTGGGTGTACGGATTCTGGGTGAGGTGAAAAAGGAGTACGCGGAAATCCTGCGCCGCGCCGATGCCATCTTCCTGGAAGAGCTGCATCGCGCCGACTTCTATCACAAGACCAGTCAGGCCTTCGCGGTCTTCCTGCCGGTCAAGTCGGTGGGTGTCGTTGGCGATGCCCGCCGCTATGAATACGTGGTGGCGCTGCGAGCGGTAGAAACCATTGATTTCATGACCGCCCGCTGGGCACACCTGCCTTACGATTTACTGGAAACGGTGTCGAACCGCATTATCAACGAAATCGAGGGCGTATCCCGGGTAACCTACGACGTCTCCTCCAAGCCACCTGCCACCATCGAATGGGAGTAA